The proteins below are encoded in one region of Levilactobacillus namurensis:
- the serS gene encoding serine--tRNA ligase, which produces MLDLKLIRQEPDFIKEKLATRGVDPADIDDLLAMDAQRRELIVKSETMKAQRNKVSDEISQLKRNKQDADDKITEMRQVSGDIKKIDAQLDDLKAQVHDAAAHLPNIPNDNVPVGLTEDGSVEIRKWGEKPNLDFTPKPHWEIGEKLGILDFERGAKVSGSRYLYYMGLGARLERAVYNFFLDQNTAAGFKEVLPPYIVNDDSMYGTGQFPKFKQDVYQLKNEEMTLIPTAEVPLVNYYRDEVIPEEDLPVWFTALTPAFRSEAGSAGRDTRGLIRLHQFNKVEMVKFCKPEDSWNELESLTKHAEDLLQKLGLAYHVITLTTSDMSFTAAMTHDLEVWFPEQDTYREISSCSNTTDFQARRAHIQYRDDKGKLQYVHALNGSGLAVGRTVAAILENYQNADGSVTIPEVLVPYMGGVTKITK; this is translated from the coding sequence ATGCTAGATTTAAAGTTGATTCGCCAAGAACCGGATTTTATTAAGGAAAAGTTGGCTACCCGGGGCGTTGACCCAGCCGATATTGATGATTTGTTAGCCATGGACGCTCAGCGGCGGGAATTGATCGTGAAGAGTGAAACCATGAAGGCCCAACGGAACAAGGTTTCCGACGAAATCTCCCAATTAAAGCGCAACAAGCAGGATGCTGACGACAAGATTACGGAAATGCGGCAGGTCAGTGGGGACATCAAGAAGATCGATGCCCAATTGGATGACCTGAAGGCCCAAGTCCACGATGCTGCGGCGCACTTGCCTAACATCCCTAACGACAACGTTCCAGTTGGTCTGACGGAAGACGGTAGTGTTGAGATCCGCAAGTGGGGAGAGAAGCCTAACCTGGACTTCACGCCCAAGCCTCACTGGGAAATTGGGGAAAAACTGGGTATCTTGGACTTCGAACGGGGCGCAAAGGTCTCTGGGAGTCGTTACCTGTACTACATGGGCTTAGGGGCTCGGCTAGAGCGAGCAGTCTACAACTTCTTCTTGGACCAAAACACGGCAGCTGGTTTCAAGGAAGTTCTGCCACCTTACATTGTGAATGACGATTCGATGTACGGAACGGGCCAATTCCCGAAGTTTAAGCAAGACGTTTACCAATTAAAGAACGAAGAAATGACGCTGATTCCTACGGCCGAAGTGCCATTGGTCAACTACTACCGGGATGAAGTGATTCCTGAAGAGGACTTGCCAGTCTGGTTTACGGCGTTGACGCCCGCTTTCCGTTCTGAAGCCGGGAGTGCCGGCCGGGATACCCGGGGGTTGATCCGATTACACCAGTTTAACAAGGTCGAAATGGTGAAGTTCTGTAAGCCAGAAGATTCCTGGAATGAATTGGAGTCTTTGACTAAGCACGCTGAGGACCTCTTACAGAAGTTAGGGTTGGCCTACCATGTGATTACCCTGACGACTAGTGACATGAGCTTTACGGCGGCGATGACCCATGATTTGGAAGTCTGGTTCCCAGAACAAGACACGTACCGGGAAATCTCAAGTTGCTCGAATACGACGGACTTCCAAGCACGTCGGGCACATATCCAGTACCGGGACGATAAGGGCAAGTTGCAGTACGTTCACGCGTTGAACGGATCAGGACTGGCTGTGGGCCGGACGGTCGCAGCGATTTTGGAGAACTACCAAAACGCCGATGGTTCCGTCACGATTCCAGAAGTTCTGGTTCCTTACATGGGTGGCGTCACCAAGATTACCAAGTAA